One window of Cervus elaphus chromosome 2, mCerEla1.1, whole genome shotgun sequence genomic DNA carries:
- the LOC122706471 gene encoding upstream-binding factor 1-like protein 1, whose translation MVKEDDVGNAQHGEENSKSAKTEDRTHCRTSEITHLLKLESEEAEVSAEVSELLGSHKCPKDPEMAMPKRQDDWSKEDIVQLLECMEKNIPSSDGHTFKTTQSVMDWEKVAFKDFSGEMCKLKWLEVSHKVRKFRTLKELVLEAKENVSNPSKKHKKTQKTQESTRKDKKHAYLFKKSLTAYRHISQVMRPQYIQKHPKISKQELTRDLSEEHRKVPEQLRVKHGQHLEKEKKNFREKKALFREQHHDLVSNPKKSSVPQRSEMKVPEKFQETVQKVKSPHEKSLPMMWKFQGEPKKPPMNGYHKFHQDLWSSRELKEVPLRERMVELSRRWQRVPQDQKELYKKQAEELQTQYKVDLDLWLRTLSPEEYAAYREATCAKRKNMSVTGGPNPKIRRMELQSPSSGNPQGRLREDPGLQAAELASSDTIGDHSPASGRSEENEEEEEGSSSAPSSEDEDGDSEPEERSSSSSSSGDSSDSDSD comes from the coding sequence aAACGGAGGATCGCACACACTGCAGGACTTCAGAAATAACTCACCTGCTGAAACttgagagtgaagaagctgaagtttctGCTGAGGTGTCTGAACTGCTGGGATCACATAAGTGTCCCAAAGACCCAGAAATGGCGATGCCTAAACGCCAAGATGACTGGTCCAAGGAAGACATTGTGCAGTTACTGGAATGCATGGAGAAAAACATTCCATCCAGTGACGGGCACACGTTCAAAACAACCCAGTCAGTGATGGACTGGGAAAAAGtagcttttaaagatttttctgggGAAATGTGCAAACTCAAATGGTTAGAGGTTTCCCATAAGGTGAGAAAGTTTCGCACACTGAAAGAATTAGTCCTGGAAGCTAAGGAAAATGTTAGCAATCCTtccaaaaaacacaagaaaacacagaaaacacaagaaaGCACCAGAAAAGACAAGAAGCATGCTTATTTGTTCAAGAAGTCCCTGACAGCTTACCGCCACATTTCCCAAGTGATGCGACCCCAGTACATCCAAAAACACCCCAAGATAAGCAAGCAGGAGCTGACCAGGGATCTGTCTGAGGAACACAGGAAGGTGCCTGAGCAGTTGAGGGTGAAACACGGTCAGCatcttgagaaagagaaaaagaattttagggagaaaaaggctCTGTTCAGAGAACAGCACCATGATCTAGTCTCAAACCCCAAGAAATCTAGTGTCCCCcaaagaagtgaaatgaaagtgccAGAGAAGTTTCAGGAGACTGTTCAAAAAGTGAAGTCTCCCCATGAAAAAAGTTTACCCATGATGTGGAAATTCCAGGGAGAGCCCAAGAAGCCCCCGATGAATGGCTATCACAAGTTCCACCAGGATCTCTGGTCGAGCAGGGAGCTGAAAGAGGTGCCCCTGAGGGAGCGCATGGTGGAGCTCAGTAGACGCTGGCAGCGGGTCCCCCAGGACCAGAAGGAGCTTTATAAGAAGCAGGCAGAGGAACTGCAGACACAGTACAAGGTGGACCTTGATCTCTGGCTCAGGACTCTGTCTCCTGAAGAATATGCTGCTTACAGAGAGGCGACCTGTGCCAAGCGTAAGAACATGAGCGTGACGGGGGGCCCGAACCCCAAGATTAGAAGGATGGAGCTGCAGTCCCCATCATCAGGAAATCCTCAAGGAAGGCTTAGAGAGGACCCAGGGCTTCAGGCTGCAGAGTTAGCATCATCAGACACGATTGGAGATCATTCTCCTGCCTCAGGGAGATcagaagaaaatgaggaagaggaggaaggcagcTCCTCAGCCCCCAGCAGTGAGGATGAGGATGGAGATTCTGAGCCAGAGGAGCGCAGCTCCAGCTCCTCATCCTCAGGGGACTCCTCTGACTCGGATTCCGACTGA